In Lolium rigidum isolate FL_2022 chromosome 3, APGP_CSIRO_Lrig_0.1, whole genome shotgun sequence, the genomic window GATGTCTGTACGTTAGTTTTTGTAACTGGGTATTTGCACACAAAGAATCTTTTTTTCTTTGATAAAATAATTTGGGGAGCAAATATTCGATCCCTTGCCTTGTCTTATGGATGAAGCACTGATTCTGAGAATCAAAGACGACAGGGCCAGTAGGGCAATGCTTAAAGGTAACGTAGTGCTCGCCACAAGATAGCATAACCTTCTAAACAAAAGCTACAACATCCCTGATTTTATCAGTTGCACACAAGACAAGAACACACAATTTTATCTGCTTGTGTTAGTTTACTTGGATACTCTCATCGGCGACCAGATGGATGAGCACGGGGTGCCTTTCCCCCATCTGGAAAGAGGAACAAATCAGGTAAACCGATCGACCTCTTTGGTGTTCATAAGTGATAGCTTATATCCACTGGTTTTGTTTCGTATACGGAAGAACTTAAGCAGAAGCTGAACTATTAATTGCTCCCGAAATGCAGGGCCCGTCGTCTGCAAAGAAGCTACAGCTGAAAGCCTATGCGAAGACTGATGCCGAGTTGCCGGAGAGCCAACGCCAGACGGGGAAGGACTGCATCCCAGTGATGGTGAGCATCACGGCGCCTTCCGGAATGGAAGCGCAGCGGGAGCCCGTCGACCTTGTCGTCGTCCTCCATGTCCGCAAAGGCCGCAATGTGCCGGAGAAGTGGCAGGAACTGCTCAAAGTGGCCCTGGAGATCGTCACTGGGAAGCTCGACACCAAGGACTGTCTGGCTGTCGTACCCTTCATGCCAAGCTTATTGCCGATGTCCGAAAAAAATGCCAAAGCTGTATTTGAAAAATATAAACCGGAAAGCATCCAAACCGACACCTCGCTAGTGATAGATCTGGAATCCGCCGAATCGGTATGTAAATTTGAGCCTCGATCCCTACCTGGCTACGTATATGCATCATATTTTCCATTCTTGCTTAATGATTGTACTCAAAGCCAAGCTTCCTGTGTACGCGTTTGCAGATTTTCAATGGTCGGACATACGAGGATAAGAAGAAGCGCGCTGGTTATATCGTCGTCATTTCCAACAGCGAGGATGACATAAACTCCCTCCTTACCTCGAGGTTCCTCAGTGTCCACGCCTTCGGCTTCCGCGGCGCGCACAATGCATGGACCATTCACACCATTGCCAGCAGCCGGGATTGCAGTTACGCTATCTTGGACGACGAGCTCGGCCGGATCACTCAAGCCTTCGCTGCCACCATCGACAGGATCACCTCCGCCGTAGCCGTCATGCCAATAGAGATCCAGCTTAGGTGCGAAGAGAAGGTGCATCTATCTGGATTAATCGGCTCCCCCCGCATCAGCTACTCCATCTCCGACAACAAGAAGAATGGTACCATCTGGCCCCGGGCTCACCTCCCTGACGTGCCGaccaacttcgtcttcctcctctacacCGGCAACCTTAGGAACGACGAATGCATAGATTTGTCCAAGGTGCTCAAAGTTTCTGCCAAGTACTACCAGAATCCGAGAGCGTCCCAGGCGCGGACAACAACAAACTTCCCCAAAGGCCAAAACGGCATCGGGGAAGTGCTgggcgaggaggtggaggtggtcacCGTCTCAAAGGACATGCCCGGATCCAAGGAGGTGGCTGCTGAGATCGTCCGGTTAGAGGCTGTTAGAATCATCCATGAAATCATTGAAGAGAATACACCAGACTGGGATCAGCTCCGGGCCGCCGCTGTAAAGCAGCGCGACCGGTGGACCAAACTAGAGAAATACAATGAAGGTGACGATGAGGACGGGAAAAAAAATCTGGAGATAAAAGAGGTCCTCGGTGAGATAATCCTTGAGAACAAAACTGATTGGGAAAAGCTCCGCGGCGCGGCAGACAAGCTGAGAAAAGGATGGATCACACTCAAGAATTCGAGATGCGGTTTGGCGGCGGGAGAGCTAATATCCAGTCTCTCCTTGGAGATGCAAGAGATGGAGACGAGGCTGTATAATAACTACATGTGGCCTGAGTACCTACTATCGTGGAAGTCACACCAGTGGTGGCAACTTCCTCTGCCACCACTCTTCATGGACAAGCTAGACACTGAAGATGATCCTCTTCTGCGGCTGAGGATAACTGCAAATGTCGATGATATCCCAAGGCACAagaaaggcctcccggtgctggtgcaGGTCATGGCGCCAGAGGTGGGGCTGGCCAAGGCGAAGCGTGCACCAGTTGATGTGGTCGCCCTGCTCGACACGGAGAAGAAAACTAAGAAGAAGCGGGAGCTGCTCATCAAGGCCATGGAGGTCATCATGGACAAGCTTGGCCACCAGGACCGCATCGCCATAATACCCGTCCAAACCGGCACCACCCAACCTGCAGCTCGGTTCATGGACATGTCTAAACAAGGCCGGAGGGAGACCTCCATCAAGTTGAAGTCTATCGTGGTCAAGAaaccagccccggccgcgccttACACTGTCCCTAGCGCCACGCAGGTATATATACTAGCCATCTAATTATATCTACCAGAACATTTTGTTCTATCTgcaacttttctttttcaaaagagTTAATCTAGAAAATGGGATAGGAAATCTTATCAAGAATTTTATGTAACAAATAATTTATTGATGTATACTTGAGAAGGTCACATTACGTGGAAAAAAAAAGACTCCAACGACACATGCTACCCTTTCTTTAGAGTCCTTATATAACTAATTTTTTGCCTGCTAAAGAACTGCTTTTTAAAAGTTGCTTACTTCTTTTTATTCCTTGAGAAAGAAGCTAGTAAAAACATAGGGTTGATCGGTTGCTGGCATGGTGCAAAACAGGCGCAACTTTTTGCCTCTCCAAATGTGATCGATGTTAACAATGCGTGTTTGATTGACATTATCTCATGTAGACATCACACGGGAGAGACCACAGTAAATTCATCAAGTTCATAACGAACTGCCTCGGCATTGCCCCCACCAACCCGCCCGCGCTCATCCCCAGTCCCGTGCCCTCAGGAAGTGATGTTGTTACCGATGATGGCACCAAGCTGTGGGAGGCATTGAAGGATGCTGAGAAGGTACGTCAGACGAACACTTTCGCTTTTGAAAAGTTTTTTTTAATTCAGTTAAGAAAAACAACCCATAAATAGTGACCAAACCTGTCCCAACAGATTCTTTCTCGACGTACTGTGTAATGATTGTATTTCACTTGATTTGCACCGTTAGCCAAACTATGGATGCTAAGGTAACTTCTTTTCCCAAAAAGGTGCTAAGGGcacctccagcgggccgacgcatttcgaacACAGAAAGTGACCGTTTTGGTCCGTTTGCGTCGGACCATGGACACGAAAAAGGCCAGTTTTCAGTGCGCATTTGTTTGGGTCGGGGTCTGCCCCAGCGGTCCGACACATTTCTTTTTTCAAATAACAATTTTTATTGATAGAAAAAATATACATAGTGCTGAAAGTTGAATGAAAAGACTTGAAATTAAACCATATATTTTCAAAGATAACGTAGAAGAAGGTAGTAGTATTTTGCTAGGTTAAAAAAGTTAAGAGATGGTGTTATTTTTTTCAAGTAGTGTTCATGTAGCAATTTTCATATGGTACTATTCATGTGCATCAACAGTAACCAAATGAATGAGAGTGAGGCAAAAATGGTCAGCTTTTATATATAATATTATTATATATGTCTGCCGCATGTATTTTCCAACATTTTCTAGGACGAGGCGCTCAAAATCTTTCACATATTTTCATAAGGGAATGTTGCCATGGTACATTGTTTTCTTTGATATGTGGGATCCAACGAAACATAAGGTTTACATTAGTAAACTTGGGTGAAACCAAAGATGTCTTTTTTTGCAGCCTTTATTTCGTACAATTTAGTTTCATTCTTTATTGTTGCTTCTGTTCTTT contains:
- the LOC124695262 gene encoding uncharacterized protein LOC124695262, yielding MDEHGVPFPHLERGTNQGPSSAKKLQLKAYAKTDAELPESQRQTGKDCIPVMVSITAPSGMEAQREPVDLVVVLHVRKGRNVPEKWQELLKVALEIVTGKLDTKDCLAVVPFMPSLLPMSEKNAKAVFEKYKPESIQTDTSLVIDLESAESIFNGRTYEDKKKRAGYIVVISNSEDDINSLLTSRFLSVHAFGFRGAHNAWTIHTIASSRDCSYAILDDELGRITQAFAATIDRITSAVAVMPIEIQLRCEEKVHLSGLIGSPRISYSISDNKKNGTIWPRAHLPDVPTNFVFLLYTGNLRNDECIDLSKVLKVSAKYYQNPRASQARTTTNFPKGQNGIGEVLGEEVEVVTVSKDMPGSKEVAAEIVRLEAVRIIHEIIEENTPDWDQLRAAAVKQRDRWTKLEKYNEGDDEDGKKNLEIKEVLGEIILENKTDWEKLRGAADKLRKGWITLKNSRCGLAAGELISSLSLEMQEMETRLYNNYMWPEYLLSWKSHQWWQLPLPPLFMDKLDTEDDPLLRLRITANVDDIPRHKKGLPVLVQVMAPEVGLAKAKRAPVDVVALLDTEKKTKKKRELLIKAMEVIMDKLGHQDRIAIIPVQTGTTQPAARFMDMSKQGRRETSIKLKSIVVKKPAPAAPYTVPSATQTSHGRDHSKFIKFITNCLGIAPTNPPALIPSPVPSGSDVVTDDGTKLWEALKDAEKLLDAHRKKDHIGFIIVISDSNGDFVRQETLTSKYTMHAFGFRECGPHNIRAMHYIANSSSDGIYAIIDDHLNQVTCAFKACINKITSTLTVLQKLKEAAIFVGALYAGAVRNFIVYVDKVDMVSEEDYANFSKLFTIDVKWLNAFTSKDAPANSGALPSVNDSAEHKEKLDGKVFIVRDGSNESKEVMTDIIVRFKAVKIIHEVTNPNYKKEVLIERLQNICHGNTRLVRDIQTMVANLRRDIDILSHMLSWETFQGLSEYPPMK